One window of the Periophthalmus magnuspinnatus isolate fPerMag1 chromosome 6, fPerMag1.2.pri, whole genome shotgun sequence genome contains the following:
- the dnaaf4 gene encoding dynein assembly factor 4, axonemal, whose translation MPLLITDYSWTQTDSTVYISVPLKGVRASQVDIIATDQYLKVHFPPYLFEAFLAQPVDEDKSTAKVGNGAALLTLSKKTEELWDQLMLTTDGKETKKKLREEALIKHQEKLCAESKAKAEKQQAEKKYALKTMMKLEQEERQNIQKIKDLERQNTTAALEAWQKKQKQQLEKCIETTQKNPTKNTTQGCVSEAKARSDNRGLKSRTQVELPAPRASGSIQVTFTPRVFPTALRESRVAEEEEWLRKQVEARRATSDALKDLKDLKEEERNPDWLKDKGDKCFSTGDYQGAVNAYSLAIRLNRKVPALFSNRAACHLKLKNLHKAIEDSSEALELLTPAVPANAAARARAYVRRGTAFCQLQLYTEGLQEYQAALKIDPENAKLQADTQRIRDIIQGSAKVKT comes from the exons GTACACTTTCCTCCATACCTGTTTGAGGCCTTCCTGGCACAACCTGTTGATGAAGACAAAAGCACAGCAAAGGTAGGCAATGGAGCAGCGCTCCTCACTCTGTCAAAGAAGACAGAAGAGCTATGGGaccagctaatgctaactacgG AtggcaaagaaacaaaaaaaaaactaagagaGGAAGCTTTGATCAAACACCAAGAAAAGCTGTGTGCTGAGTCCAAAGCAAAAGCAGAGAAGCAGCAGGCCGAAAAGAAATATGCACTGAAAACTATGATGAAG cttgaacaagaagaaagacaaaatattCAGAAAATCAAGGACCTTGAGAGACAGAATACCACAGCAGCACTAGAAGCCTGGcagaagaaacagaaacaacaacTCGAGAAATGTATCGAAACTACACAGAAGAacccaacaaaaaacacaacacagggGTGTGTGAGTGAGGCAAAAGCCAGATCTG ACAATAGAGGACTGAAGAGCAGGACACAAGTGGAGCTGCCTGCCCCAAGAGCCTCAGGGAGTATCCAAGTGACCTTCACTCCGAGAGTCTTCCCCACAGCGCTCCGAGAGTCCAGAGTGGCcgaagaggaagag TGGCTCAGGAAACAGGTTGAGGCCAGGCGTGCCACTAGCGATGCACTGAAGGATCTGAAGGACcttaaagaggaggaaaggaatcCAGATTGGCTCAAGGACAAGGGAGA TAAATGCTTTTCCACTGGAGATTACCAAGGTGCAGTGAATGCCTACAGTCTGGCCATTAGGCTCAACAGGAAAGTGCCAGCTCTCTTTTCAAACCGTGCTGCTTGTCACCTGAAGCTGAAGAATCTCCACAAGGCCATAGAGGATTCATCTGAG GCTTTGGAGTTGTTGACTCCAGCAGTGCCCGCCAATGCAgcagccagagccagagcctaTGTACGCAGAGGAACTGCCTTCTGCCAGCTGCAGCTCTACACAGAAG GCCTTCAAGAGTATCAGGCTGCTCTGAAGATTGACCCTGAGAATGCCAAGCTGCAGGCGGACACACAGAGGATCAGGGACATCATTCAGGGCTCTGCAAAAGTTAAAACGTAA